GTCCGGCTTGAGCACGTTGCGCTGGGCCACTCGCCGCACGAGCTCGTCGTAGTCGAAGCGCTCGATCTCCGCGGTGGCACCCCGCCGAACGGACTCCGCCAGACCCTCCGGGAGCTCCAGCGCCAGGTTCCGCGCCTCACCCGAGCTCAGCCGATGGGCGAGCGTCTCGAGCGTGGCACGCGTGAGATCGGCCGACTCCTGCCGAGTCAGGCCCGTACGTTCCGACACCGCTTGGACGAACGCCTTCTCTTCCACGCGCTGTCTCCTTTGCTGCCTTGCCGACCCGAAGGCCACACGGCCCCGAATCCAGCCTGACACGCGGTCGCCGGGCTCGCGCGGGCAGGACGCGGCACCCCGAAGCGGGGCGCCGCCGCTCCCTAGCCCTTGGAGGCCTTCTTCTCCTCGGCGTCCGCGATGACCGCCTCGGCGACCTGCTGCATGGACATACGACGGTCCATGGAGGTCTTCTGGATCCACCGGAACGCGGCGGGCTCGGTCAGCCCGTACTGCGTCTGCAGCACGGACTTGGCCCGGTCGACCAGCTTGCGGGTCTCCAGACGCTGGCTGAGGTCGGCGACCTCCTTCTCCAACTGCTTCAGCTCCGTGAACCGCGAGACGGCCATCTCGATCGCCGGTACGACGTCGCTCTTGCTGAAGGGCTTCACGAGGTACGCCATCGCGCCGGCGTCACGGGCCCGCTCGACGAGGTCGCGCTGCGAGAACGCGGTGAGCATCAGGACGGGGGCGATGCTCTCCTCGGCGATCTTCTCGGCCGCCGAGATCCCGTCCAGCTTGGGCATCTTGACGTCCAGGATCACGAGGTCGGGCCGGTGCTCACGGGCCAGCTCGACGGCCTGCTCCCCGTCCCCCGCCTCGCCCACGACGGCGTAGCCCTCTTCCTCGAGCATCTCTTTGAGGTCGAGGCGGATCAGCGCCTCGTCCTCGGCGATGACGACACGGGTCGTCAGCGGAGGCACGTGCGACTTGTCGTCGTCGGCGACGGGCTGGGGCGACTCGGGGGCGGTCACGGGGGCTCCTCGTTCACGGGCCGGGCAAGTGCTGCTGCCCAAGAGCCTACCTAGCTGCAGCGAGCTGCGGTGACCCGGTATGCTTCCGGGCAGCCACTTACGCCGGGTTGGTGGAACGGCATACACGGAGGTCTCAAACACCTCTGCCCGTGAGGGCTTGCGGGTTCGAATCCCGCACCCGGCACAGTTCCGCAGCTAAGCGGATGTTCCCGTTCTCGTGAACATCCGCTTTTTGCTGCACGCGGTCACGGTCAGTGACGCAGAGTGGCCGCATGGAGCAGCAAAATTCTTCGATTCGCGCTCAAGCTGTCGCACTGATGCGCCAGGGCGTCCCCAACCGCGCAGCCGCGGAACGCCTCAACGTCCCGCGTGGCACGGTCGGCTGGTGGCGCAGCGAAGACCGCAGAGCTCGCGGCGAGGCGTACGAGCAGTCAACGGACTGCCCCCGATGCACGGCACGCGACTTCGACAGGGTGGCCTACGCCTATTTACTGGGGCTCTACCTCGGCGACGGCCACATCATCTCGAAGCGCAAGCAGCATCACCTGTCCGTGTTCTGCAACGCCAAACAAACGGGCCTGATCGCAGCCACCGAAGATGCCATGCGCAAGGTGATGCCACTGCCGAGCGTCGGACAGCGCAGCAAGACAGGCTGCGTCGAGGTGAAGTCGTACACCAGGCACTGGACTTGCATGTTCCCTCAGCACGGCCCCGGCAAGAAGCACGAGCGCCCGATCGCCCTCGAACCCTGGCAACAGGAAATCGTCGACGCTCACCCGTGGGAATTCATCCGCGGGCTCATCCACTCCGACGGCTGTCGCATCACGAACTGGACGACCCGCCTCGTCGCCGGTGAGCGCAAGCGCTACGAGTACCCCCGGTATTTCTTCACCAACAAGTCCGACGACATCCGGAAGCTCTTTGCCGACGCCCTCGACCCGGTAGGCGTCGAGTGGACGACGCTGGCGCGCGGCAGCGACCCGTTCAACATCTCCGTCGCCCGCAAAGTCTCCGTCGCTCTCATGGACGCCCACGTCGGTCCGAAGTACTGACAGCCGGGTCTACTTCGGGCTGTCGTCCTCTCCGATGTGGTGGACGCGTACGAGGTTCGTGGTGCCGGAGACGCCGGGCGGGGAGCCGGCGGTGATGACGACGATGTCGCCCTTTTCGCAGCGGCCGTACCTCAGGAGGAGTTCGTCCACCTGGTCGACCATCGCGTCGGTGGAGTCGACGTGCGGTCCCAGGAACGTCTCTACGCCCCAGGTCAGGTTCAGCTGGGAGCGGGTGGCCGGGTCGGGGGTGAAGGCCAGCAGGGGGATCGGGGAGCGGTAGCGGGACAGGCGGCGGACCGTGTCGCCGGACTGGGTGAAGGCGACGAGGCACTTGGCGCCGAGGAAGTCGCCCATCTCCGCCGCCGCGCGGGCGACCGCACCGCCCTGGGTGCGGGGCTTGTTGCGGTCGGTCAGGGGCGGCAGGCCCTTGGCGAGGATGTCCTCCTCGGCGGCCTCGACGATGCGGGACATCGTCCGGACGGTTTCCACGGGGTACTTGCCGACGCTCGTCTCACCGGAGAGCATCACGGCGTCCGTGCCGTCGATGACGGCGTTGGCGACGTCGGACGCCTCGGCTCGCGTGGGGCGGGAGTTGTCGATCATCGAGTCGAGCATCTGGGTGGCGACGATGACCGGCTTGGCGTTGCGCTTGGCCAGCTTGATGGCGCGCTTCTGGACGATCGGGACCTGCTCGAGGGGCATTTCGACACCCAGGTCGCCGCGGGCGACCATGATGCCGTCGAAGGCGGCGACGATGTCGTCGATCGCCTCGACCGCCTGGGGCTTCTCGACCTTGGCGATCACGGGGAGGCGGCGGCCTTCCTCGTCCATGATGCGGTGGACGTCGCCGATGTCGCGGCCGCTGCGGACGAAGGAGAGGGCGATGACGTCGAAGCCGGTGCGCAGGGCCCAGCGGAGGTCCGCTTCGTCCTTGTCGGAGAGGGCGGGGACGGAGACGGCGACGCCGGGGAGGTTGAGGCCCTTGTGGTCGGAGACCATGCCGCCTTCGACGACGGTGGTGTGGACGCGCGGGCCGTCGACGGCGGTGACTTCGAGGCAGACCTTGCCGTCGTCGACGAGGATGCGTTCACCGGGGGTGACGTCGGCCGCGAGGCCCGAGTACGTCGTGCCGCAGGTGAGGCGGTCGCCCTCGGCGCCTTCTTCGACGGTGATGGTGAAGGTGTCTCCGCGTTCAAGGAGTACGGGGCCTTCGGTGAAGCGGCCGAGTCGGATCTTCGGGCCTTGAAGGTCGGCGAGCAGTCCGACGCTGCGGCCGGTCTCGTCGGAGGCCTTTCGCACGCGCTGGTAACGCTCCTCGTGTTCGGCGTGGGTGCCGTGGCTGAGGTTGAAGCGGGCTACGTCCATTCCGGCGTCGACCAGGGCTTTGAGCTGGTCGTACGAATCGGTGGCGGGGCCCAATGTACAGACGATTTTCGCTCGGCGCATGGTTTGAGCCTAGGCCTTACCGGTCGGTAGAGAATTGGTCCGGCATGACTACTCAACAACCTTTGCGTGAAGCCTTATTGACAACAGTTGAATTGTGCGCGGGGGTGCTCTGATGAGCGCGTCGGTACTTTATGGCGACCGGTCCGCGCTTTACAGTTCCGGCGGGGCCATCGTGAATCGGGCGTTGACCTGGGCGTAGACGTGTTGGCGCTCGGGTTCGAGGTCGAGGGGGGCGGCTTCTTCGGGTGTGCCGCCGGCGAAGGACATGGAGCGCATGGCGCGGCCGGGGGCCGCCGGGTAGGGCTGGGCGTTCTCGGCGCCGATGTCGGCGAGTTCGACGAGGGCGGCGAGGGTGGTGCCGAGGGCTTCGGCGTATTCGCGAGCCCGTTGGACGGCTTCGCGGACCGCCTGCTGTCGGGCTTGGCGGTGGGAGGGCGAGTCGGGGCGCAGGGCCCACCAGGGGCCGTCGACCCGGGTGAGGTCGAGGTCGGCGAGGCGGGTCGTCAGCTCGCCGAGTGCGGTGAAGTCGGTGAGTTCGGCGGTGAGGTGGACGCGGCCGTGGTAGGCGCGGACGCGTTCGCCGCGGCCGTGTTTCGTGAGTTCCGGGCTGATGGAGAAGGCGCCGGTTTCGAGGCGTTCGACGGCGTCTCCGTAGGACTTCACGAGGTCCATGGCCGTCGCGTTGCGGCGGGTGAGGTCGGCGAGGGCCTCGCGTCGGTCGGTGCCGCGGGCGCTGACGGTGATGCCGATGCGGGCGATCTCGGGGTCGACTTCGAGGTGGGCTTCGCCGCGGACGGCGATGCGGGGTGCCTCGGGGGTTCCGTAGGGGACTGCGGGTCGGGGTTCCTCTGCGATGGGGGCCATACGCCCCACTCTGTCACCGGAAGGGTGGGCGGGGTGCCCGGTGGTCACCAGATGGAAACCTCCCGGACCTGTTCTGGAGTGTCATGCGTGGGTCAGAATCTACGCGCGTCGTTGACCAATTCCCAAGGAGCCATAGACATGCCGTTGAACCGCCGGAAGTTCCTGAAGAAGTCCGCCGTGACGGGTGCGGGGGTGGCGTTGACCGGTGCGGTCGCGGCTCCGTCCGCGCAGGCGGCGACCTCGGCGGCGGCAGGGGGTGGGAAGAAGCCTGTGCAGCGGCACTCCCTCACCGTCATGGGCACGACGGACCTGCACGGACATGTCTTCAACTGGGACTACTTCAAGGACGCGGAGTACAAGGACACGGCGGGCAACGCGCAGGGGCTGGCGCGGATCTCGACGCTGGTGAACGAGATCCGCAAGGAGAAGGGGCGTTGCAACACCCTCCTTCTGGACGCGGGCGACACGATCCAGGGCACCCCGCTGACGTACTACTACGCGAAGGTGGACCCGATCACCGCCAAGGGCGGTCCGGTGCACCCGATGGCGCAGGCGATGAACGCGATCGGCTATGACGCGGTGGCGCTGGGCAACCACGAGTTCAACTACGGCATCGAGACGCTGCGGAAGTTCGAGTCGCAGTGCCGCTTCCCGCTGCTGGGTGCGAACGCGCTGGACGCGAAGACGCTGAAGCCGGCTTTCCCGCCGTACTTCATGAAGACGTTCCACGTGCCGGGTGCCCCGTCGGTGAAGGTGGCGGTGCTCGGTCTGACGAACCCGGGTATCGCGATCTGGGACAAGGCGTACGTCCAGGGGAAGTTGACGTTCCCGGGTCTGGAGGAGCAGGCGGCGAAGTGGGTTCCGAAGCTGCGGTCGATGGGTGCGGACGTGGTCGTCGTGTCGGCGCACTCCGGTTCGTCCGGCACGTCCTCCTACGGTGACCAGCTGCCGTACGTCGAGAACTCGGCGGCGCTCGTCGCCCAGCAGGTGCCGGGGATCGACGCGATTCTCGTCGGGCACGCGCACGTGGAGATCCCGGAGCTGAAGGTCACCAACGCCAAGACCGGCGGGACGGTGGTGCTGTCGGAGCCGCTGGCGTATGCCGAGCGGCTGTCGGTGTTCGACTTCGAGCTGGTCCTCGAGAAGGGGAAGTGGCAGGTCGAGTCGGTGACGGCCTCGGTCCGCAACTCGAACTCGGTCGCCGACGACCCGAAGATCACCCGGCTGCTGAAGGACGAGCACGACCTGGTGGTGGCGTACGTCAACCAGGTGGTCGGCACGGCCACGGACACGCTGACGACGGTCGAGGCGCGTTACAAGGACGCCCCGATCATCGACCTGATCACCAAGGTGCAGGAGGACGTGGTCAAGGCGGCGCTGGTGGGCACGGAGTACGCCTCGCTGCCCGTGATCGCGCAGGCCTCGCCGTTCTCGCGCACCTCCGAGATCCCGGCCGGCAAGGTGACGATCCGGGATCTGTCGAGTCTGTACGTGTACGACAACACGCTGGTCGCGAAGGTGCTGACGGGGGCGCAGGTGCGGGCGTACCTGGAGTACTCGGCGAACTACTTCGTGCGGACGGCGGCCGGTGCGGTGATCGACACGGAGAAGCTGACCAACGCGAACAACCGTCCGGACTACAACTACGACTATGTGTCGGGGCTCCGCTACGACATCGACATCGCGCAGGCGGAGGGTTCGCGGATCAAGAACCTGACGTACGACGGTGCGGCGCTGGACGACGCGCAGCAGTTCGTGTTCGCGGTGAACAACTACCGGGCGAACGGTGGCGGCGCCTTCCCGCATGTGGCGTCCGCGAAGGAGGTCTGGTCGGAGTCGACGGAGATCCGTACGCGGATCGCCGAGTGGGTGACCGCGAAGGGTGTGCTCGACCCGAAGGAGTTCGCTTCGGTGGACTGGAAGCTCACGCGGGACGGCACGCCTGTTTTCTAGGCCCGCCTGCTGTCTGGGCCGCCTGTTGTCTGGGCCGCCTGTTTTCTGGCCCGCCTGTTGTCTGGCCCGCCTGTTTTCTGGCCCGCCTGTTGCGGCTCGCTCGTTCTCTGGACCCCGGACGCGTGTCCGGGGTCTTCTTCTCACCGTCCGTCGACGAGCGGGGTGAGGGTCTGGGCGGTGTGGCGGGCGGGCGGGACCTGGGACTGGGGTTCGAGTCCGAAGGTGGTGAAGGCCGTACGGCGCGGCAGCGGGTAGGGGTCCTTGCCCGTCAGCGAGTTGAGGATGGTTGCGCTGCGCCAGGCGGCGAGGCCGAGGTCGGGGGCGCCGACGCCGTGGGTGTGGAGTTCGGCGTTCTGGACGTAGACACGGCCGGTGACGGCGAGGTCGAGGGCCAGGCGGAACTGGTCGTCGATGCGGGGGCGTTCGGCGCTGTCGCGGCGCAGGTAGGGGTCGAGCCCGGCGAGGATCTGGCCGAGGGGGCGTTCGCGGTAGCCGGTGGCGAGGACCACGGCGTCGGTGACGAGGCGGGTGCGGGCGCTCTGCTGGCCGTGTTCGAGGTGGAGTTCGACCTTGGTGGTGGCGACGCGGCCCGCGGTACGGACGGTGACGGCGGGGGTGAGGACGGCGTCGGGCCAGCCGCCGTGGAGGGTGCGGCGGTAGAGCTCGTCGTGGATGGCGGCGATGGTGTCGGCGTCGATGCCCTTGTGGAGTTGCCATTGGGCGGCGACGAGCCGGTCGCGTACGGGCTCGGTGAGGGCGTGGAAGTAGCGGGTGTAGTCGGGGGTGAAGTGTTCGAGGCCGAGCTTGGAGTACTCCATCGGGGCGAAGGCCTCGGTGCGGGCCAGCCAGTGGATCTTCTCGCGGCCGGCGGGCCGGTTGCGCAGGAGGTCGAGGAAGACCTCGGCGCCCGACTGCCCCGCGCCGATGACGGTGATGTGTTCGGCGGTGAGGAAGCTTTCGCGGTGGGCGAGGTAGTCCGCGGCGTGGATGACGGGGACGCCGGGGGCGTCGACGAGGGGTCTGAGGGGCTCGGGGATGTGGGGTGCGGTGCCGACGCCGAGGACGATGTTGCGGGTGTAGGTGCGGCCGAGGGCCTCGGCTTCTCCCTCGCTGTCGAGCTGGGTGAAGTCGACTTCGAACAGGGTGCGTTCGGGGTTCCAGCGGACGGCGTCGACCTGGTGGCCGAAGTGGAGTCCGGGGAGGCGGCCCGCGACCCAGCGGCAGTAGGCGTCGTACTCGGCGCGCTGCATGTGGAAGCGCTCGGCGAAGTAGAAGGGGAAGAGGCGGTCGCGGTCCTTGAGGTAGTTGAGGAAGGACCAGGGGCTGGCGGGGTCGGCGAGGGTGACCAGGTCGGCGAGGAAGGGGACCTGGAGGGTGGCGCCGTCGATGAGCAGGCCCGGGTGCCAGTCGAAGCCGGGGCGCTGTTCGTAGAAGACGCTGTCGAGTTCGGGGAGGGGGTGGGCGAGGGCGGCGAGGGAGAGGTTGAACGGGCCGATGCCGATGCCCACGAGGTCGCGGGGCGCGTCGGGCTCGTGGGGTGGAGGGAGGGGCGTCGGGCTCATCGGGGTGTGTGTCCTTCCACCAGTTTCAGGAGCGCGGCCAGGTCGCCCGGCCGGGTGTGGGGATTGAGGAGGGTGGCTTTGAGCCAGAGCCGGTCGTCGAGCAGGGCTCGGCCGAGGACGGCGCGTCCTTCGTGGAGCAGGGTGCGGCGTACGGCGGCGACGGCTTCGTCGGAGGCCTCGGCGGGGCGGAACAGGACGGTGCTGAGGGTGGGCGGGTCGTAGAGCTCGAAGCCGGGGTGTGCTTCGACGAGGTCCGCCAGTTCGACGGCGCGGGCGCAGACCTGGTCGACGAGCGCGCCGAGTCCCGCTCGCCCCAGGGTTTTGAGGGTGACGGCGACTTTGAGGACGTCGGGGCGTCGGGTGGTGCGCAGGGAGCGGCCCAGGAGGTCGGGGAGGCCCGCTTCGGTGTCGTCGTCGGCGTTGAGGTAGTCGGCGCGGTGGCTCAGGGCGTCGAGGTCGTGGGGGTCCTTGACGACGAGGAGGCCTGCGGCGACGGGCTGCCAGCCGAGTTTGTGCAGGTCGAGGGTGACGGTGTGGGCGCGGTCGAGTCCGTCGAGTTTGCCGCGGTGGTGGTCGCTGAAGAGGAGGCCTCCGCCGTAGGCGGCGTCGATGTGGAGGCGGGTGCCGTGGGCTTCGCAGAGGTCGGCGATGTCCGGCAGGGGGTCGATGAGTCCGGCGTCGGTGGTGCCCGCGGTGGCGGCCACGAGGAGGGAGCCGCGGAGGCCTTGGAGTTCGGTGAGGGCTTCGTCGAGGGCGGCGAGGTCCATGGTGCCGGCGGGGGCGGGGACGACGACGGGGTCGGGCAGGCCGAGGAGCCAGGCGGCGCGGGGCAGCGAGTGGTGGGCGTTGGCGCCGTGGATGAGCCGCACGCCGGCGTGTGCCTCCCGGGCGAGGAGGAGGGCGAGTTGGTTGGACTCGGTGCCGCCGGTGGTGACCAGGGCGTCGCCTGCGCCGATCTCCTGGGCGAGGGCCCGGGTGACGAGTGCCTCCAGTTCCGAGGCGGCCGGGGCCTGGTCCCAGGAGTCCATGGAGGGGTTGAGGGCGGAGGCGGCGAGGTCGGCGGCGGTGGCGACGGCGAGGGGGGGGCAGTGCAGGTGGGCGGCGCACAGGGGGTGGGCGGGGTCGGCCGCGCCCTCGGCGAGAGCCCGTACGAGGACGTGCAGGGCGTCTTCGGTTCCCTGCTCGGGCAGGACGTCGCCGACCGCGTCCCGTACGCGCCGGGCCACGCTCTCCGGTCCGCCAGCGGGCAGCGGTCCGCCGCGTGCCTCGCCGCCCTCGCGCAGTGCGTCGAGGACGGTGTCGAGCAGCGGCCGCAGCGCGCCGGGACCTTCGGGGCCTGAGGCGAGGGGCGGCGTGCTCATGAGGTGTCCTCCGGTGGGCGCGCGGCAGGGGGAGTACCAGCCTGTACGGGGATGGGCCTGCGTGCCCT
This portion of the Streptomyces mirabilis genome encodes:
- a CDS encoding SIMPL domain-containing protein; the protein is MAPIAEEPRPAVPYGTPEAPRIAVRGEAHLEVDPEIARIGITVSARGTDRREALADLTRRNATAMDLVKSYGDAVERLETGAFSISPELTKHGRGERVRAYHGRVHLTAELTDFTALGELTTRLADLDLTRVDGPWWALRPDSPSHRQARQQAVREAVQRAREYAEALGTTLAALVELADIGAENAQPYPAAPGRAMRSMSFAGGTPEEAAPLDLEPERQHVYAQVNARFTMAPPEL
- a CDS encoding ANTAR domain-containing response regulator, which encodes MTAPESPQPVADDDKSHVPPLTTRVVIAEDEALIRLDLKEMLEEEGYAVVGEAGDGEQAVELAREHRPDLVILDVKMPKLDGISAAEKIAEESIAPVLMLTAFSQRDLVERARDAGAMAYLVKPFSKSDVVPAIEMAVSRFTELKQLEKEVADLSQRLETRKLVDRAKSVLQTQYGLTEPAAFRWIQKTSMDRRMSMQQVAEAVIADAEEKKASKG
- the pyk gene encoding pyruvate kinase, whose amino-acid sequence is MRRAKIVCTLGPATDSYDQLKALVDAGMDVARFNLSHGTHAEHEERYQRVRKASDETGRSVGLLADLQGPKIRLGRFTEGPVLLERGDTFTITVEEGAEGDRLTCGTTYSGLAADVTPGERILVDDGKVCLEVTAVDGPRVHTTVVEGGMVSDHKGLNLPGVAVSVPALSDKDEADLRWALRTGFDVIALSFVRSGRDIGDVHRIMDEEGRRLPVIAKVEKPQAVEAIDDIVAAFDGIMVARGDLGVEMPLEQVPIVQKRAIKLAKRNAKPVIVATQMLDSMIDNSRPTRAEASDVANAVIDGTDAVMLSGETSVGKYPVETVRTMSRIVEAAEEDILAKGLPPLTDRNKPRTQGGAVARAAAEMGDFLGAKCLVAFTQSGDTVRRLSRYRSPIPLLAFTPDPATRSQLNLTWGVETFLGPHVDSTDAMVDQVDELLLRYGRCEKGDIVVITAGSPPGVSGTTNLVRVHHIGEDDSPK
- a CDS encoding helix-turn-helix domain-containing protein; the encoded protein is MEQQNSSIRAQAVALMRQGVPNRAAAERLNVPRGTVGWWRSEDRRARGEAYEQSTDCPRCTARDFDRVAYAYLLGLYLGDGHIISKRKQHHLSVFCNAKQTGLIAATEDAMRKVMPLPSVGQRSKTGCVEVKSYTRHWTCMFPQHGPGKKHERPIALEPWQQEIVDAHPWEFIRGLIHSDGCRITNWTTRLVAGERKRYEYPRYFFTNKSDDIRKLFADALDPVGVEWTTLARGSDPFNISVARKVSVALMDAHVGPKY
- a CDS encoding pyridoxal phosphate-dependent decarboxylase family protein — protein: MSTPPLASGPEGPGALRPLLDTVLDALREGGEARGGPLPAGGPESVARRVRDAVGDVLPEQGTEDALHVLVRALAEGAADPAHPLCAAHLHCPPLAVATAADLAASALNPSMDSWDQAPAASELEALVTRALAQEIGAGDALVTTGGTESNQLALLLAREAHAGVRLIHGANAHHSLPRAAWLLGLPDPVVVPAPAGTMDLAALDEALTELQGLRGSLLVAATAGTTDAGLIDPLPDIADLCEAHGTRLHIDAAYGGGLLFSDHHRGKLDGLDRAHTVTLDLHKLGWQPVAAGLLVVKDPHDLDALSHRADYLNADDDTEAGLPDLLGRSLRTTRRPDVLKVAVTLKTLGRAGLGALVDQVCARAVELADLVEAHPGFELYDPPTLSTVLFRPAEASDEAVAAVRRTLLHEGRAVLGRALLDDRLWLKATLLNPHTRPGDLAALLKLVEGHTPR
- a CDS encoding bifunctional metallophosphatase/5'-nucleotidase; this encodes MPLNRRKFLKKSAVTGAGVALTGAVAAPSAQAATSAAAGGGKKPVQRHSLTVMGTTDLHGHVFNWDYFKDAEYKDTAGNAQGLARISTLVNEIRKEKGRCNTLLLDAGDTIQGTPLTYYYAKVDPITAKGGPVHPMAQAMNAIGYDAVALGNHEFNYGIETLRKFESQCRFPLLGANALDAKTLKPAFPPYFMKTFHVPGAPSVKVAVLGLTNPGIAIWDKAYVQGKLTFPGLEEQAAKWVPKLRSMGADVVVVSAHSGSSGTSSYGDQLPYVENSAALVAQQVPGIDAILVGHAHVEIPELKVTNAKTGGTVVLSEPLAYAERLSVFDFELVLEKGKWQVESVTASVRNSNSVADDPKITRLLKDEHDLVVAYVNQVVGTATDTLTTVEARYKDAPIIDLITKVQEDVVKAALVGTEYASLPVIAQASPFSRTSEIPAGKVTIRDLSSLYVYDNTLVAKVLTGAQVRAYLEYSANYFVRTAAGAVIDTEKLTNANNRPDYNYDYVSGLRYDIDIAQAEGSRIKNLTYDGAALDDAQQFVFAVNNYRANGGGAFPHVASAKEVWSESTEIRTRIAEWVTAKGVLDPKEFASVDWKLTRDGTPVF
- a CDS encoding DUF2267 domain-containing protein; this translates as MEEKAFVQAVSERTGLTRQESADLTRATLETLAHRLSSGEARNLALELPEGLAESVRRGATAEIERFDYDELVRRVAQRNVLKPDEADGGVRAVLVTLRDAISEKEFGHAMSQLGADFSRPIENFVG
- a CDS encoding lysine N(6)-hydroxylase/L-ornithine N(5)-oxygenase family protein — translated: MSPTPLPPPHEPDAPRDLVGIGIGPFNLSLAALAHPLPELDSVFYEQRPGFDWHPGLLIDGATLQVPFLADLVTLADPASPWSFLNYLKDRDRLFPFYFAERFHMQRAEYDAYCRWVAGRLPGLHFGHQVDAVRWNPERTLFEVDFTQLDSEGEAEALGRTYTRNIVLGVGTAPHIPEPLRPLVDAPGVPVIHAADYLAHRESFLTAEHITVIGAGQSGAEVFLDLLRNRPAGREKIHWLARTEAFAPMEYSKLGLEHFTPDYTRYFHALTEPVRDRLVAAQWQLHKGIDADTIAAIHDELYRRTLHGGWPDAVLTPAVTVRTAGRVATTKVELHLEHGQQSARTRLVTDAVVLATGYRERPLGQILAGLDPYLRRDSAERPRIDDQFRLALDLAVTGRVYVQNAELHTHGVGAPDLGLAAWRSATILNSLTGKDPYPLPRRTAFTTFGLEPQSQVPPARHTAQTLTPLVDGR